The genomic window ACCGCGGACAGCTCACAGCTCGTCTACCTGTCAGCTGCTCCGAGCAGCGCCCCTCCTCCCTCCGCTCCCACCGCGCCTCTCCTCCTAATTCAATTACAACTCAAAAATCTGTCTGCGGACAGCATAACCCCTCTCCTTCACTGATTTCTAACTGAATTAAAAAGGATTTTAGGATTAGCTCCGACCACTTATAAATCACTTGCTGCAGCGGCCACAAAGCAGTCACCCCCTCCCCGACTGCAGCGCGTTACATCCGGCTATTTCTCACAGCGTTTACAGACTGTGCTGGAAAATGTTTGTGGCCAGACTGGTGAGAGATTACAGTAAATTAAACAAATTCAGTGGTTTCATtgataaatatataaagaaaagaaaaagaaaatctggtTCTTGCAGACAGTATGCAGCCAGCCACGCAGAGGCAGTGTTGTGTAAGGAAGTTAAAGAGAGCCGACCTCAGCTGATAAGAGAGGAGATAAACGAGACAGGACACATTTGTTCTGCACAGTGTGTTTATCACATGAAAAACAGAACACGCGTTTTATTGGTTTACATCTGTACAGACAGGTGCAGGCAGTGCGCAGGCAGGTGTGACAGTGGATATTCTCTGACGTTTCCTCTCCGTCATCCGGGTGCGTTTGGATATCTGTGACGCAACCTGCACGCCTGGACACTGCTGAAACATGACGGCAACATTTCCGAGAAACTTATTTCTGAACTGGCGGCCAATGCAGCAGCTGAACAAAGGGTTAACGCAGGTGATGAGGCTGCAGACGCTCATCTCCAGGGCGAAGGCCAGGTCTGCCGCCCACCAGGAGGCGGGGTCTTCTGGATAGATTGCCCTCATCAAGATGGCAGCGTTACGGCTCAGGTGGTAGGGCAGGTAGAATAGGGCAAATAATACCAGCACTGCGCTCAGCAGCCGTCGGATCCGCAGCTGCTTGTTGCGCGGATCGGGGCGGCAGGGTCGCCGGCGCAGCTCTCTGACGCTGCGCAGGCCGCAGTAGCAAATGGAGAACAGAGGCAGGAGGAAGCAGATAAAGGAACATACGACGGAGTAAGGGAGGCTTTTCTCGGTCTTACTTAGCAGAACGTACAAGGTACATATGGTGCGGTTGCTCCCAGGGCAGGTCTGAATGAGAGTCATGGGGGCAACAGGTATGCTGAGGACCAGAGTGGCCATCCAGACCgccacacacagcaggcaggtCTGCCGCCGGCTTAACAGCGCCA from Parambassis ranga chromosome 19, fParRan2.1, whole genome shotgun sequence includes these protein-coding regions:
- the LOC114451653 gene encoding P2Y purinoceptor 6-like; its protein translation is MGNTQVQPPEESFCNLDSPPGLPVVQLYVLPSFFLVVLLLGLPLNLLSLWVFSHQLKRWTRSTVFLFNLTLADTSWLLALPLLVHYHLDGVYWRLGLTLCKTVRMLYHNYFYLSIFFVTCISVDRYLAIVHPLRSLALLSRRQTCLLCVAVWMATLVLSIPVAPMTLIQTCPGSNRTICTLYVLLSKTEKSLPYSVVCSFICFLLPLFSICYCGLRSVRELRRRPCRPDPRNKQLRIRRLLSAVLVLFALFYLPYHLSRNAAILMRAIYPEDPASWWAADLAFALEMSVCSLITCVNPLFSCCIGRQFRNKFLGNVAVMFQQCPGVQVASQISKRTRMTERKRQRISTVTPACALPAPVCTDVNQ